The following is a genomic window from Platichthys flesus chromosome 13, fPlaFle2.1, whole genome shotgun sequence.
CATCCGCACCCGTCCCCTCAACCCGCACGCCTTTGAGTTTGTCATCAACGAGGCCAAGAAGTGCGAAGGCGACGCCCCCTTCCTGGTCATCCTCATCAGCACCACGCACAAGGAGTTTGACGCTCGGCAGGCCATCCGGGAGACATGGGGCGACGAGAGCACCTTCGGCGACATCCGCATCCTCACCATCTTCCTGCTGGGGAGGAACACGGACAACGTCCTGAACCAGATGGTGGAGCAGGAGAGTCAGATCTTTCACGACATTGTGGTGGAGAACTTTATCGATTCGTACCACAACCTCACCCTGAAGACCATGATGGGTATGCGCTGGGTGACTACCTTCTGCCCCAAGGCGCAGTACATCTTGAAGACAGACAGCGACATCTTCGTCAACATGGACAATCTGATTTACAAGCTCCTGAAGCCCACCACCAAGCCGAGAAGAAGGTATTTCACCGGCTACGTGATAAACGGCGGTCCCATCAGGGACATGCGCAGTAAGTGGTACATGCCCAGAGACTTGTACC
Proteins encoded in this region:
- the b3galt1b gene encoding beta-1,3-galactosyltransferase 1 is translated as MPSKVSCLYLLTVVCWASALWYLSISRPTSTYVGHMSLSIRKAVKPPQNITFTNIRTRPLNPHAFEFVINEAKKCEGDAPFLVILISTTHKEFDARQAIRETWGDESTFGDIRILTIFLLGRNTDNVLNQMVEQESQIFHDIVVENFIDSYHNLTLKTMMGMRWVTTFCPKAQYILKTDSDIFVNMDNLIYKLLKPTTKPRRRYFTGYVINGGPIRDMRSKWYMPRDLYPDNKYPPFCSGTGYVFSSDVAEQIYKTSLHTRLLHLEDVYVGLCLRKLGIHPYQNSGFNHWKMAYSLCRYRRVITVHQISPEEMHRIFNDMSSKKHLRC